From Pseudomonas hormoni:
TTTCGGCGAACTCGGTTTCCAGCTCGGCCACGGCCATGCCGTCTTCTTCAGTCATTTCCGGCAGCGAGTAGATACGGTCGCGCTCGGCCTTGACCTTCCACAGCTCTTCGTGACCCATGATCACGGTGTCGATCACGGTGAATTCTTCGTAGGCGAACTGGTCCTGGCGCAATTTACCCAGGCGCACGTTCGGCTCGAGCATGACCTGGCCGCCGGACGGCTCGAGGTCGCCACCGAGGATTTTCATGAAGGTCGACTTGCCGCAGCCGTTGGCGCCGATCAGGCCGTAGCGGTTGCCCGCGCCGAATTTGACCGAAACGTTTTCGAATAGCGGCTTGGCGCCGAACTGCATCGTGATGTTAGCTGTAGAGATCAAAGGTTTTTCCTGCGAAGCATTCAGAGTAGCTAGGGTTGCGGCAGTACCGATTCAGTACCCGTTTCCGGTTTTCGAACCACGGGAAATACATCCCGGTCAGAAGCGGAAGGTCCATCTGGCAATAAGTGGACAGCAGCATATGGAGCGCTTGGCCCGAGTCGAAGTGCGCTGAGACGGGGTTCATTCCCGTCATCAACCAAGGGGGGCGCGTAATGTTTGGCGGCGATTGTACTGGTCTGGCTCTTTAAACGATAGAGCGTTGAGGCCCCGCGGGCGCTTTGGCGGCACCAGCGGACAGATTTTCACATCCGAACGTTAACTATTGGTTACAAATCGTGGCTAAAATGCCATCTTTCGAACTGATGCCGACAGGCACGGACGCAGTTTGTTCACTTCTGACGTGTGACGATTTCCGTGAAACTCATCATTGCCGCTATTTATGTTGTATCGATTGCCTACGTCCACCTGCGCGGCCGGGTGCGCCACAAACTGGGCCGGCAACTGAGCGATCACTCGACGTTTCTGGCACCGATCAATTGCTTCCTTTATCTGTTTTCGAAAGTTCCCAACAAGCCTTATCTCGATCCGGCCGATTTCCCGGACCTGAGCCCGCTGCAGGCCCATTGGGAAGAAATCCGCGCCGAAGGCCAGAACCTGCTCAAGGCGGGTGAGATCAAGCGTTCGAACCAGTACGACGACGTCGGCTTCAACTCGTTCTTCAAGACTGGCTGGAAGCGTTTCTACCTCAAGTGGTATGGCGCCAGTCATCCTTCGGCGATGAAGCTCTGCCCGCGCACCACCGAACTGGTGCAGAGCATCGGTTCGATCAAAGCCGCGATGTTCGCCGAGTTGCCGCCGGGTTCGAAACTGGTGCGTCACCGCGATCCGTATGCCGGTTCCTACCGTTATCACCTGGGCCTGGAGACGCCGAACGACGCTGGCTGCTACATCAACGTCGATGGCGAAAACTATCACTGGCGCGACGGTGAAGCGGTGATGTTCGATGAAACCTTCATTCATTACGCCGAAAACACCACGCAGCAGAACCGCATCATTCTGTTCTGCGACGTCGAGCGGCCGATGAAGTACCGCTGGGCGGCGGCGTTCAACGGCTGGTTCAGCCGTAACGTGATGTCGGCGGCGGGCGCGCCGAACGATGTGGGCGACAAGACCGGTGGTATCAATCGTCTGTTCGCCAGAATCTACAAGATTCGCCTGCGCGGCAAGGCGTTGAAGAAGCGTAACCGCAAGCTGTATTACCTGGAGAAGTGGGCGATTTTTGCCGGGTTGCTGGCGTTTTTTGTCTGGATCTGAATTCAGCGTTGCCGCTTGTTACGCCATCGCGGGCAAGCCCGCTCCCACAAGTTTCAGCGTTTGCCATCGATCGTGTAACTAACGCTAAACCCTGTGGGAGCGGGCTTGCCCGCGATGAGGCCGGTAAACTTCCCAACAAATTTTCGGGTACCCCACCATCGATCAACCACTCGACCGCTTGGTCGCTTTTTTCGCCGCCGCCGGTTTATCCGCTGCCTTCGGTTTCGCAGCCGTCTTCCCGCCAGCCTTGCCCCCCAAACTGCGTTTCAGCAACTCGGTCAAATCGATAACATCCGCCGTCTTGCGCTCTTCCTCGCCCGTCGCCGTCTCGACATCCTCGATCTTCCCTTCATTCGCCTTCTTCTCGACCAACGCCATGATCTTGTCTTCAAAACCGTCGCGATAATCGTCGGGGCTCCAGTCTCCGCTCATGTCCTGCACCAGGCGTTTGGCCATGTCCAGTTCACCCTTGGCCAGTTCCGGTTTGGTCACCTCGCTGCCCAGTTCCAGCGTGTCGAGGCTGCGTACTTCCGCTGGCCAGCGCAGCATTACCAACACCATTGCCGAGTCCAGCGGCATCAGCGCGGCCAGATGCTGACGGGTGTGCAAAACGACATGGGCGAGGGCGACCTTGTTGGTTTTGCTCAGGGTTTCACGCAACAGCGCATAGACTTTGCCACCGCGTTTGTCCGGCGCGAGGTAGTAGGGCGTGTCGATGTTTTGCAGGGGGATTTGATCACTGTCGACAAAGGAAAAAATGTCGATGGTCTGCGTGGACAGTGGATGCGCCGATTTGATTTCCTCTTCACTGAGC
This genomic window contains:
- the lpxO gene encoding lipid A hydroxylase LpxO, whose amino-acid sequence is MKLIIAAIYVVSIAYVHLRGRVRHKLGRQLSDHSTFLAPINCFLYLFSKVPNKPYLDPADFPDLSPLQAHWEEIRAEGQNLLKAGEIKRSNQYDDVGFNSFFKTGWKRFYLKWYGASHPSAMKLCPRTTELVQSIGSIKAAMFAELPPGSKLVRHRDPYAGSYRYHLGLETPNDAGCYINVDGENYHWRDGEAVMFDETFIHYAENTTQQNRIILFCDVERPMKYRWAAAFNGWFSRNVMSAAGAPNDVGDKTGGINRLFARIYKIRLRGKALKKRNRKLYYLEKWAIFAGLLAFFVWI
- a CDS encoding Ku protein translates to MARAIWKGAISFGLVHIPVALVSATSSQGVDFDWLDSRSMDPVGYKRVNKVTGKEVTKENIVKGVQYEKGRYVVLSEEEIKSAHPLSTQTIDIFSFVDSDQIPLQNIDTPYYLAPDKRGGKVYALLRETLSKTNKVALAHVVLHTRQHLAALMPLDSAMVLVMLRWPAEVRSLDTLELGSEVTKPELAKGELDMAKRLVQDMSGDWSPDDYRDGFEDKIMALVEKKANEGKIEDVETATGEEERKTADVIDLTELLKRSLGGKAGGKTAAKPKAADKPAAAKKATKRSSG